One Bacillota bacterium genomic window, TTGTTGCAGGTAATTCTCCAGGCAAGTGGAATACTCTAAGCAGTGGGTAGAGTCAGGGGGACAGCAGATGACCTTCACAGAAGATGTAAAAAGCGAGCTAGTGCGTATCATCGATGGCGAGGCCTGTTGTCGCCATAGCGAACTCGCCGCCGTTATTAGGCAGAGCGGCATCCTGCAGCTTTCACGTGCCGGTGGTATGGGGCTGAACGTACATACGCAGAATCCTGCTGTGGCGCGCTTAGTCCTGCAACTGCTCAAGGAGCATCAGCCTTTGGCCAGGGTATTTATTCGTCGTCGCTCGGCTTTTCGCAAGAACCGCATGTACCTGCTCTTTGCCCCAGAGGCAGACAAGGTGCTGGTAAATGTAGGGCTGTGGGACAGCCAAACGCGTAGCCTAATTTCGCGTACCACACCGCCAGAACATATCTGCTGTCATCGGGCCTACTTGCGAGGTGCTTTTATCATCAGTGGCACCATCAGTGACCCAAACCGCACTTCGTACCATCTAGAGATGGTTTGTGAATATGAGGAAACTGCTACTTACCTCTGTAGAGTGATGGAGGCGGTGGGGCTGACCCCGCGTCTGGCGCGTCGCAAGGAGCTTTTTGTCGTCTACCTTAAAGAAGGTGAGCAGATCGTCGACTTTTTAAACCTTACTGGGGCTCACTCAAGTTTGCTCAGGGTAGAAGATGCCCGTGTCCGCAAGTCTATGCGCAACCAAGTTAACCGTTTGGTCAACGCGGAGACGGCCAATCTCCATAAATCTATTTCTACCGCCTGGCGGCATATAGAGAGTATCAGGTATTTAGATCAAGTGGTTGGTCTTAACAATTTATCTGCCAATTTGCGCGAAGCGGCAGCGTTAAGAGGCAAGTATCCCGAGGCCAGCCTGCAAGAGCTAGGGCTTTACTTTCAGCCGCCACTGAGTAAGGGTGCTGTCAATCATCGTTTGCGCAAATTAGAGGAGCTTGCCCGCCGCAGGGGCTTTGGGGGAACAGAGTAAAGATGATGGAGGCACGCGCTAGGGTAGTCGTCGTCAATGAGGTCATGCATTTTCGGCCTTTAGCCCGTCTAAGGGAGCTGGCCACGCAGTTAGACATGGAGCTGTTGCTCGTCTATGGCGGCGACACTCTGCCCATATCGCGCATCTTGGGGCTTATCGGGTGGGAGCTGGTCAAGGGTGACGAGCTTGAAGTAATCGTGCGCGCGAGCGGTGACGTTGCCTCTCGGCTCGCGGCGGTCGTGGCCTTTATGCAAGGAGGCTGTGGCGAGAAGTAGAATGTAAAAAGCAAAGGAGGTAGTCCGGTGCGCCCTGAGCTACAACAAGCGCCAAGCCTGCGCCAACATCTAGTCATGACGCCCGAGCTCAGGCAAGCCATACAGTTGTTGCCGATGACGGCTGCGGAGTTAGAAGCCTACTTGGTGCGAGAGGCGGCTGAGAATCCGCTCCTTGAAGTGGAGCGCTCGAATTTTGAGTTGCCGTCTGGGCTTAGTTTCGGTGTTCTGCGCGCGCCTTGCGTCGCGGAGCCAGCCGACCCCCGCGCGGACTTGCGTTTAGAGGTAAATCTCTGTAGAGCGCCGTATGCGGTGCGGCAGGCGGCTAGCATGCTCGTAGACTCGCTCGACGAGCGTGGTTACCTCCCACCCCTCGATGCCGTTCTGGCAGATGAGCTTGGGGTTAGCCTGGCGCTACTCTGGCAGGGGAAGGCTCTCTTGCAGTCGCTTGGTCCGGCCGGTTTTGCGGCCGAAAACCTAGGCGAGAGCTTGCTACTTCAGCTCGCACAGGCCAACAAGGTCTCGGCCGATACCGAGAGAATCGTCACTATGTACCTTAGGGAAGGTTGCCCGAGTGCGGACAAAGTGGCGGCAATTCTAGACTTGCCCAAGCCACAAGTGCAAAAAGTACTCGCAGAGCTGCAAAACTGTAGCCCCTCCCCAGGGGGTGCTTATGCAGCGCGGCACGAAGTGGGCACAGTGTACCCAGATATCTGCATTGTGAAGACGAGCGGGGGTTATCGCGCCAAAGTAAATCAGCCTGGCGTCAACGAGATAAATATGAAGCGAGTGTTTCACGAGTTGTTCGCCTGTGCTGACCAAGGAACAAAAGAGTACCTGCGAGCGCGCTACCATGAAGGTCTGTGGCTCGCACGAGCCATCAAGCAGCGGCTTGCTACTCTCGAGCGCCTCGCAGCTGCACTCATCAAGTTTCAATACGCCTTTCTTGAACATGGCAAGGCCTCTCTACGCCCCTTGACCATGTCTGCCGTGGCGAGCGAAGCGGGCGTGCATGAATCCACGGTTAGCCGGGCCGTGAGCCATAAGTTCGCCCTTACCCCGCAGGGGGTCGTACCCCTTAAGAGCTTTTTTTCGTCCCATGTGCACTCTCTCGGGGGCGAAGTTGCTTCTTTGGCCGTGAAAGAGAGAATTAGTCAGTTGATTGCTGCCGAAAACAGGAAATCGCCTTTGACCGATAGCCAGGTGCAAGACCTTTTAACTGCTGAAGGCATCAATATCAGCAGGCGTACCGTGGCCAAGTACCGTGAGGCTCTCTCTATTCTGCCGCGCAGTCATCGCAAGGCCTGGGCAAGAGGGTGAGGCTCTCTGCGCTTTATGGAACCTTGGTCGCCTAGCCACAAAGAAGAGATGCCTAGGCGCTGAGTGGTTGCTTGTACTTTCAGGAACACAGTAATGGTGATACAATGAAGCAAATCGGTACCACACATTGGAGGAGGGTATTCTATGAAAATCGCTATTAACGGTTTCGGTCGCATTGGTCGCCAGGTGTTTCGCATTGCGCACGAGCGACCAGAGCTTGAAATTGTGGCCATCAATGATTTGGCCGATCCCAAAGGGCTTGTGCATCTCCTAAAATACGACTCCAACTATGGTCACTTTAAGGCCGAGGTGGCCTTAAGCGAAGGTGGCTTTGTCGTTGACGGCCGCCACACCAAGGTGCTGGCTGAAAAAGACCCTTTGCGCCTGCCCTGGGGCGAGCTTGGCGTCGACGTCGTTGTAGAGTGCACCGGCCGCTTTAAGGAGCGCGACACAGCTGGTAAACATATTACGGCAGGGGCCAAGAAAGTGCTCATTAGTTCTCCTGCCACTGGTGAAGACATTACCCTAGTGCTCGGTTGTAACCACGACAAGTATGACCATGCCAATCACCACATAATTAGCAATGCCTCCTGCACCACAAATGGCTTAGGCCCCATGGCAAAAGTGCTGCACGAAGAGTTTGGCATCGTCAAGGGCTTGATGAATACTATCCATGCTTTCACCAATGACCAAAGCATTCTCGATCAAATCCATTCCGATTTGCGCCGGGCGCGTACCGCCAGTCAGTCCATCATTCCCTCAAGCACGGGGGCTGCTAAGGCTATCGGCTTGGTGCTGCCTGAACTAAAGGGCAAGCTCAATGGCTTTGCCTTGCGCGTTCCTACAACCACGGTGTCCATCGTCGACCTCACCGTGGAGCTAGCTAAGCCCGCTACAGCCGAGGAAATCAACGCCGCGTTTCGCGCTGCCGCTGCTGGGCCCCTTAAGGGCATCTTAGGCGTGAGCGACGAACCGCTCGTCTCTATCGACTACTTAGGAGACACGCGTTCTTCTATAATTGATTTGCCGCTGACCATGGTGAGCGGAGGCAACATGGCCAAGGTGTGCGCCTGGTACGACAACGAATGGGGCTATTCTTGCCGCATGGTAGATGTCCTGGCGATGATTGCCGAGCATTACGGGGGCTGATAGCGATGGCTAAACTAGGGATAAAGGATGTTTCTGTTGCCGGCAAGCGCGTTCTAGTGCGAGTGGACTTTAACGTACCCCTAGATGAGAACGGGCATATTACCGATGATGCCCGCATACAGGGGTCTCTGCCGACTATTAATTACTTGCGCAATGCCGGTGCGAAGGTAGTGCTGGCCAGCCACTTCGGGCGGCCAAACGGTAAGCGCGATTTGCGCTACACTCTCGCCCCTGTTGCTGTTCGCCTGCGTGAATTGCTGGCGCAAGATGTAGCCCTGCTCGCTGACTGCATAGGGGACGAAGTGTTACGCCATGTAGAACAGATGAAAGACGGGGATGTAGCCCTGCTCGAAAACCTCCGTTTTCACCCTCAAGAAGAAAAAAATGACCCCCACTTTGCGAGCGAGTTAGCCAAATTAGCCGAGGTCTATGTCAACGACGCCTTCGGCGCTGCTCATCGCGCGCATGCTTCGGTGGCTGGGGTTACTGAATTCCTAAAGCCTGCTGTGGCCGGTTTCTTAATGCAGAAAGAGCTGGAGTTTCTAGGCTCGGCACTCGAGAACCCGCGTCGGCCCTTTCTCGCTATCCTGGGGGGCGCTAAAGTCTCTGACAAAATTAAAGTAATTGAAGCACTCCTCTCGCGCGTAGATAGCCTAATCATCGGCGGAGGCATGGCTAACACCTTCCTCAAGGCCAAGGGGTGCGAAATTGGCAAGTCACTCGTGGAGCCAGATCGTGTGGAGCTAGCCAGCGAACTGATGGATTTAGCAGAGCGGTCCAAGGTAAGCCTTCACTTGCCGCAGGACGTAGTTGTGGCCTCCTCTATTGGTGACGATACGGGTGAGATCGTGTCCATTGGGGAAGTGCCGCCCGACAAAATGATAGTCGATATTGGCCCGCTCACCATGGAGGACTACGCGCAGGTCATCGCCTCTGCCCGCCTGGTGGTCTGGAACGGCCCCATGGGTGTCTTTGAGAATCCGGCCTTTGCCGTGGGCACCTCAGGTATTGCACAGGCTCTCGCCGACTCCAAGGCTGTCAGTGTCGTTGGTGGCGGAGATAGTGCGGCAGCGGTGCTACAGGCTGGGCTGGCACAGGCCATGACCCATATTTCTACCGGCGGTGGGGCAAGTCTCGAATTCTTAGAGGGCAAGGTGCTGCCTGGGGTCGCCGCCTTAACCGACAAGAGTGGCAAGGGGGAGTAAAGTGGCACTACCTTTAATTATCGGCAACTGGAAGATGCATAACTCGCTGGCGGAGAGCGAAGCGTTGCTCCGCCAGCTTCTAACGCAGCTAGATAGCCAAAATGAAGTAGAAGTGTGTGTTTGCCCCCCTTTTACTGCCCTGGCCTTGGCTGGCTCGCTACTTAAGGCGAGCAACATAAAGCTGGGTGCACAAAGTTGTCATCACTTAGAAAGTGGCGCCTTTACGGGCGAAGTATCTTTGCCCATGCTTAAGGAGCTCGCCTGCCAGTATGTTCTCGTGGGGCATTCCGAGCGGCGCCAGTATTTTGGCGAAACAGATAGCGGCGTAGCGGCTAAAGTGGCAGCTGCGGTTAAGCATGGCCTGGTACCTGTGCTGTGCATAGGCGAGGATTTGGCTACGCGCCAGTCTGGTCGGGGCGAAAGCTATGTCTTAGCCCAACTGGAGGCCGGTTTGTCGCTCTTGTCTGGTCCTGTAGACGAAGTAGTCATTGCGTATGAACCAGTGTGGGCTATTGGCACCGGCCAAGCAGCCACGCCAGCGCAAGCTAATGAAATGCTAAGAAGTATTGCCGATAAAACGCCGCAAGTTGCCGACATCAAGCAAGTACGACTGCTCTACGGAGGCAGTGTCACGGCGCAAAACGCCGCTGGTTTCTTTGCTGAAGAGTATGTGGGTGGGGTACTGGCTGGTGGCGTAAGTCTTAAAGCCGAGAGTTTTGCACACATAGTGCGACTAGCTAGGAGATAGGCCCATGTATAAACAGGTAGCCCTTATCATCCTTGACGGTTGGGGTCTGCGCGCTGAAACGAAAGGCAATGCCCTAAAGAGCGTGGCTACACCCGCTCTTGATCATTTTCAGCAACAATATCCCTCTGCCCAACTAGCTTGTTCGGGCGAGGCAGTAGGCCTCATGCCAGGGCAAATGGGCGACAGCAATGTCGGCCACTTAAACATTGGTGCGGGGCGAATTGTCTACCAAGACCTAGCCCGCATTACGCGGTCACTGGCACAGGGCGAATTAGCGGCAAACACTACCTGGCAAAGTTTAGTCTCTAAGACGCGCTTAAACCAGGGTCGCCTGCACCTGTATGGACTGCTCTCCCTAGGTGGGGTGCATAGTCATACCGAGCACCTCCAAGAGATACTGCGCCAATGCCATAGTGAGAAACTACAGGTGTACCTGCACTTGCTCTTAGATGGCCGCGACGCACCGCCGACATCGGGGCAGGCATGGCTAACTGAAATGGAAGACTTCGTGCACGACTTAGGCACAGGTCGCATCGCCACCGTCATGGGTCGCTACTATGGCATGGACCGTGACACTCGTTGGGAGCGCACTGCCAAAGCCTATGATGCTCTGACTTTAGGCCAGGGCCAAGTGGTTACTAAGGCCAGTAGCGCTGTTCTCGAGCATTACAGGGCAGGGCTCACCGACGAATTTATGACACCCCTAGTGGTCGCTGCCGAGCAAGGAAAGGCAGAAATGCGAGATGGCGACAGCTTGTTGTTCTTTAACTTTCGGGCCGACCGCATGCGCCAAATTGTGCAGGCCTTTTCTTACCAGCAAGAGGTTGGCTTTGTGCGATCGAGGCAGCCAGAGCTGCAAATCGCGACCTTTACTAGGTATCATCAGGACTTGCCGTTTCCACAGGTATTTTTGCCCGAGGACTTGGCAGATACCTTGGGCGAAGTCGTGAGTAGAGCCGGTCACAGACAGCTACGCTTAGCCGAAACCGAGAAGTACGCCCACGTGACCTTCTTTTTTAGCGGCGGCAGAGAGGATGCCTTTCTGGGAGAGGACCGCCTGCTCATCCCCTCACCTCGCGTGGCCACCTACGACCTGATGCCGCAAATGAGCGCGCCCGAAGTAGCGGAGGCCTTTATAGAAAAATGGTCAGAGGGCTACCCCTTAGTCGTTGTCAACTTCGCCAACCTCGACATGGTGGGCCACACTGGTATTTTTCCGGCGGTGTGTCAGGCCGTCACCGCTGTCGATGGGGCGGTCAGCAAGGTGCTCAGCACTATACTGGAGAGCGGGGGAGCGGCCGTGCTCACGGCCGACCATGGCAATGCCGAAGAGGTCTATGACGAAAATGGCGACCCACACACTGCTCATACTCTAAACCCTGTGCCCTGCATCGTTATCACACCCGAAAACATGCTCGCAGTGCGCGAGAACGGTGTTCTGGCGGACATCGCCCCTACAGTCCTACAGCTAATGAATCTTGCCCAGCCGGCCAAAATGACCGGCCAATCCCTAATCATTAATCAATAAGGAGGCAAAGCGATGAGCAGTATAATTGAGATTCTGGCACGCGAGGTCTTAGATTCGCGCGGCAACCCTACCGTAGAAGTTGAAGTTGTGCTCGACGATGGCGTGGTAGGCAGGGCCATAGTTCCCTCAGGCGCCTCGACTGGGCAGTTTGAAGCCAGCGAACTGCGCGACAATGACAACGGGCGTTATCTTGGCAAAGGGGTAAGAAAGGCAGTAGACAATGTCAATGGCGAAATTGCCGAAGCTTTGGCGGGGCTAGATGCCTGCAATCAGGCCGCTATAGACGCCATACTCATAGCCTTAGATGGCACCCCCAACAAAGAGCGCCTCGGCGCTAACGCCATCCTCGGGGTATCCTTGGCCGTGGCGCGTGCCGCAGCAGAGTACTGCCATCTTCCTCTCTACCAGTATTTAGGGGGCGTGAGCGCTCGGGTTCTGCCGGTGCCCATGATGAACATCTTAAATGGTGGCAAGCACGCCGACAACGGCGTCGATATCCAGGAGTTTATGGTTATGCCAACGGGGGCCGTCTCCTTTGCCGAAGGCCTGCGCATGGGTGTGGAGGTCTTCCATAAACTGAAGAGCGTCTTAAAGAAGCGTGGTTACAGCACGGCCGTTGGCGACGAGGGCGGTTTCGCGCCTAAACTTGGCTCTAACGAAGAAGCACTCGAGCTTATTATGGAGGCCATCG contains:
- the gpmI gene encoding 2,3-bisphosphoglycerate-independent phosphoglycerate mutase: MYKQVALIILDGWGLRAETKGNALKSVATPALDHFQQQYPSAQLACSGEAVGLMPGQMGDSNVGHLNIGAGRIVYQDLARITRSLAQGELAANTTWQSLVSKTRLNQGRLHLYGLLSLGGVHSHTEHLQEILRQCHSEKLQVYLHLLLDGRDAPPTSGQAWLTEMEDFVHDLGTGRIATVMGRYYGMDRDTRWERTAKAYDALTLGQGQVVTKASSAVLEHYRAGLTDEFMTPLVVAAEQGKAEMRDGDSLLFFNFRADRMRQIVQAFSYQQEVGFVRSRQPELQIATFTRYHQDLPFPQVFLPEDLADTLGEVVSRAGHRQLRLAETEKYAHVTFFFSGGREDAFLGEDRLLIPSPRVATYDLMPQMSAPEVAEAFIEKWSEGYPLVVVNFANLDMVGHTGIFPAVCQAVTAVDGAVSKVLSTILESGGAAVLTADHGNAEEVYDENGDPHTAHTLNPVPCIVITPENMLAVRENGVLADIAPTVLQLMNLAQPAKMTGQSLIINQ
- the rpoN gene encoding RNA polymerase factor sigma-54, with translation MRPELQQAPSLRQHLVMTPELRQAIQLLPMTAAELEAYLVREAAENPLLEVERSNFELPSGLSFGVLRAPCVAEPADPRADLRLEVNLCRAPYAVRQAASMLVDSLDERGYLPPLDAVLADELGVSLALLWQGKALLQSLGPAGFAAENLGESLLLQLAQANKVSADTERIVTMYLREGCPSADKVAAILDLPKPQVQKVLAELQNCSPSPGGAYAARHEVGTVYPDICIVKTSGGYRAKVNQPGVNEINMKRVFHELFACADQGTKEYLRARYHEGLWLARAIKQRLATLERLAAALIKFQYAFLEHGKASLRPLTMSAVASEAGVHESTVSRAVSHKFALTPQGVVPLKSFFSSHVHSLGGEVASLAVKERISQLIAAENRKSPLTDSQVQDLLTAEGINISRRTVAKYREALSILPRSHRKAWARG
- the tpiA gene encoding triose-phosphate isomerase — protein: MALPLIIGNWKMHNSLAESEALLRQLLTQLDSQNEVEVCVCPPFTALALAGSLLKASNIKLGAQSCHHLESGAFTGEVSLPMLKELACQYVLVGHSERRQYFGETDSGVAAKVAAAVKHGLVPVLCIGEDLATRQSGRGESYVLAQLEAGLSLLSGPVDEVVIAYEPVWAIGTGQAATPAQANEMLRSIADKTPQVADIKQVRLLYGGSVTAQNAAGFFAEEYVGGVLAGGVSLKAESFAHIVRLARR
- the eno gene encoding phosphopyruvate hydratase, whose product is MSSIIEILAREVLDSRGNPTVEVEVVLDDGVVGRAIVPSGASTGQFEASELRDNDNGRYLGKGVRKAVDNVNGEIAEALAGLDACNQAAIDAILIALDGTPNKERLGANAILGVSLAVARAAAEYCHLPLYQYLGGVSARVLPVPMMNILNGGKHADNGVDIQEFMVMPTGAVSFAEGLRMGVEVFHKLKSVLKKRGYSTAVGDEGGFAPKLGSNEEALELIMEAIAAAGFVAGQDLYIAIDAAATEFCHDGVYTLERGTKRWSAAELVAWWTELAAKYPIISLEDGMAEEDWEGWKALKARLGGSIQIVGDDLLVTNTERIGRAIKEQAVNSVLIKLNQIGTLTETLDAIEMTKRAGWTAIISHRSGETEDTTIADLAVAVNAGQIKTGAPCRTDRVAKYNQLLRIEEELGASAVFPGKDAFYNLR
- the gap gene encoding type I glyceraldehyde-3-phosphate dehydrogenase, with the protein product MKIAINGFGRIGRQVFRIAHERPELEIVAINDLADPKGLVHLLKYDSNYGHFKAEVALSEGGFVVDGRHTKVLAEKDPLRLPWGELGVDVVVECTGRFKERDTAGKHITAGAKKVLISSPATGEDITLVLGCNHDKYDHANHHIISNASCTTNGLGPMAKVLHEEFGIVKGLMNTIHAFTNDQSILDQIHSDLRRARTASQSIIPSSTGAAKAIGLVLPELKGKLNGFALRVPTTTVSIVDLTVELAKPATAEEINAAFRAAAAGPLKGILGVSDEPLVSIDYLGDTRSSIIDLPLTMVSGGNMAKVCAWYDNEWGYSCRMVDVLAMIAEHYGG
- the whiA gene encoding DNA-binding protein WhiA is translated as MTFTEDVKSELVRIIDGEACCRHSELAAVIRQSGILQLSRAGGMGLNVHTQNPAVARLVLQLLKEHQPLARVFIRRRSAFRKNRMYLLFAPEADKVLVNVGLWDSQTRSLISRTTPPEHICCHRAYLRGAFIISGTISDPNRTSYHLEMVCEYEETATYLCRVMEAVGLTPRLARRKELFVVYLKEGEQIVDFLNLTGAHSSLLRVEDARVRKSMRNQVNRLVNAETANLHKSISTAWRHIESIRYLDQVVGLNNLSANLREAAALRGKYPEASLQELGLYFQPPLSKGAVNHRLRKLEELARRRGFGGTE
- a CDS encoding phosphoglycerate kinase; the encoded protein is MAKLGIKDVSVAGKRVLVRVDFNVPLDENGHITDDARIQGSLPTINYLRNAGAKVVLASHFGRPNGKRDLRYTLAPVAVRLRELLAQDVALLADCIGDEVLRHVEQMKDGDVALLENLRFHPQEEKNDPHFASELAKLAEVYVNDAFGAAHRAHASVAGVTEFLKPAVAGFLMQKELEFLGSALENPRRPFLAILGGAKVSDKIKVIEALLSRVDSLIIGGGMANTFLKAKGCEIGKSLVEPDRVELASELMDLAERSKVSLHLPQDVVVASSIGDDTGEIVSIGEVPPDKMIVDIGPLTMEDYAQVIASARLVVWNGPMGVFENPAFAVGTSGIAQALADSKAVSVVGGGDSAAAVLQAGLAQAMTHISTGGGASLEFLEGKVLPGVAALTDKSGKGE
- a CDS encoding HPr family phosphocarrier protein → MMEARARVVVVNEVMHFRPLARLRELATQLDMELLLVYGGDTLPISRILGLIGWELVKGDELEVIVRASGDVASRLAAVVAFMQGGCGEK